Within the Opitutaceae bacterium TAV5 genome, the region ATACCGGCACACATTTACAACCGGTTGCCTGCTCGCGACGATCGCGCTGGTTTGCGCAGTGTATGTTTATCGTCAGTTCATGAACCTCGGCGGGCCGAAGGATTACGTGGCGCCGGGCGAATGAGCGGCGGACCGGCGTGGTTTGCGCAGAGTCGGCCCATCCACCCAGTGCGGGCGGATCAAGACCTCCCTGGGGATTTCAGGAAAACCCGTTTCCCCACGCAGCAAAAGCGTATGCAGTTGTTCGACCGCCGTCTCGCCGGAGATGTCCAGATGCTGCGAAATGCCTGCGACCGGCGTATCCACAGAATCACGATTCAACAACGCAACACCGATGTCGCGCGGGATACTCCAGCCGTTTGCGGGCAACCACTCAAGAATTGCCGGATCATTTCCGACAACCGCCTCCGGCCTGTTTACCCTGACCCACTCCGTGAAGGTTCGCTCGCAAAAATCCTCCGGCAGACACGGCGGGACGATCTCCAGTCTGCTCCCGTCCACTGCGTCCGGCGCGAACAACTCCTTGCTCATCGCGCCTAGCCATTCGTAGCGCAACCGCTGCTCGGCGATCAGGGCGTGCGCCAGTCCGATGCGCCGGTAGCCGAGTTCACGCAGCCGGTTGCAGGCAATGTGCATGGCATTGAACGCGTCACTCCCCACGCGATGAAACGGCAGGCTCTCCGGAGGATTGCCCACCACCACGATTGAGAAGCGTTCCCACTTCACCCCTTTCAAGCACAGCGGCACATCATGCGACTGAAGCGGCAGCAGCACCATGCCCCGGATGCCGCGTCCGTGCATAATGCGGTCGGGCTGCCTGTTCGCGCCGAGATCTGCCTGGATTTGCAGCACGTCGAGAGCATATCCCAGGCGCTCGCATGCTCGCTTCATGCCGTTGATAAACGACCGGTGCCAGGATCTCATTCGCTCCGCCTGCCAGCGGTCGTCCACGAGTGCCGCGAGATTGCTGCTGGTCACCCGGGAACGATGCCGGTCGCGGCGCGCCACCAGCGCGGCCAGCACCGGATCGGGCGTGTAGCCGAGTTCTTCCGCCGCCCTGAGCACCCGCTGCTGCGTCGCCGCCGGGATGCGCGGATCGTTGCGCAACGCCCAGGAAACCGTGGCCGCCGTCACTCCCGCCCGGCGGCCAACATCGGCCTGCGAAGGCCGACGGGGAGAATTACGGACATCTTCTTCCTTCATTTAATACATTAAATCCGGCATCGGTTGAGCGCTTGCAAGCCTCGTTCACTGTCCGTGCTCAATCCCGCCTGCCCGCACCCGCTTTCCATCCCCCCCCACTTTTTTTCCACCGTCCGATGACACCAACCGCGAACACCCGACAAAACATCGCCGACCAGCTACTCGCTCATTTCCGCAACCCGGAAACCAGCGTCGAAAAGCGCGTCGCCAATGGCATTCGCCGTCACCGCATGGGACCGGCGAAACTGCGCTTCGTGAACGCGGACGGGCTTCCCGCCGCTGACGTCCCCATCACCGTCCGCCAGACTCGTCACGACTTCCTTTTCGGCTGCAACCTGTTCCTCCTCGACGGCTTCAAGGCCAGCGAAGACAACCGCGCCTACGAGCGCGCCTTCCTCGACCTCTTCAATTCCGGCGTCGTCCCCTTTTACTGGTCCGACCTCGAACCCGTTCGGGGCCAACCGCGCTTCGCCGCAGGCAGCCCCCCGATCCCGCGCCGCCCGCCGCCCGATGTCGTCGTGGACTTTTGCGAACGCCACCGCATCACCCCCAAAGGCCACTGTCTTGTATGGCACCAATGGATACCTGGATGGCTCCCCTCCGATCCTGATGAGACCGGGTGCATTATCACCCGCCGCATCCGCGAAATCGCCAGTCGCTACGGCCGCAGCATCCCCATGTGGGACGTCGTCAATGAACCGATGGAAAAGCATCTGTTTCCCGGCGCCACCATGCTGCCCGACGACTACATCGCCGACGCCTTTTGCGAAGCCGCCCGCGCATTCCCCTCCTCCACCACCCTCTTTCTCAACGAAGCTACCACCTACTCCTGGCGAAACATCGAGGGTCGCACCACCGGCCTCCACCTCCTTGAACAAAACCTGCTCCTGCGCGGCCACAAAATCGACGGGCTCGGCCTTCAGTATCACCTCTTCTTTTACGACAAAAACAACGTTCTCACCACTTCCGTCGAAGACCTTATCCGCGCCCGCGACACTCACCTCGATCCCAACCGGCTTTTCGCCGCCCTCGATCTTCACGCCCAAACCCGTCCCGGCCGCCCCATCCATATTTCGGAAATCACCCTCCCCGCGTATCCCGATCTTCCCGACATTGTTGCCGAGGACCTCCAGGCCCGCCTTCTCCGCGAACTCTACCACCTCTGGTTCAGCCATCCCGGCGTCGAGGGTATCTACTGGTGGAACCTTGCCGACGGCGTCGCCCACGGACGCGAAAGCGCCCTGCGCGCCGGCCTCCTCCGCGAAGACCTCTCCCCAAAACCCGCCTACGATGCCCTGCGTCAACTCATTCGCGAGGAATGGACCACCTGCTTCACAACCTTGAGCGATGCCGACGGCATCTGCGAATTTTCCGGCTTCCACGGCGACTACGAAATCACCGTCGAACACCCCGGCGGCCATCGCACCACCCACACCATCGGCCTCCACAAAAACAGTCCGGTCCACTTCACCCTCAACATCGACGCTCCAGCCTGCTCGTCCAGGGCGGCTCCGGTGAACGAATCCACCAATGCAATAACCTGAATCCACCCATCATCCCAACCATGCAAAACACATCCCGTTACATCCTCACGATCCGGTCCGCGATCTTCGTAGTTGCTGCGTTTTTCACGCCGGTAATCCACGCTCAGTTCGCCACTGGTTTTGAAACTTCCACCTATACCGCTGGCAGTACGATCATCGGCATCACGGAACCCACCGCCTCCGCGAAGTGGGAGGACGGATTCAACAATTCCAGCAGCGCAGTTATCATTGCCTCCATCGCCAATCCATATTCCGGCAGCCAGCATCTGCGCATCACCAATGACGCCTCCACAGCTCGCTCGGCCACGCTCAATCTTGGCAGTTCTTTTTTCGACACGACTGCCGGTGCTGGTGATATCACCATTGCTTTTGCTTTCGCGGTCGGCGCGGATGTGTCCGCGGGCACAGGGGGCCAGGCTCAGTTTTATTTGGGCACCAAGAACACTGATTTTGCCAACCCTTATTGGTTCGGTTTGCTCTACAATGACGGTAAAATCGACCTTCGCGTTAACGGTTCCACCGGCATAAGCAGTGCTGCGTTCACAATCGGCCAATACACCGATTTTTCCGCGCTTGGTGGCTATGTGCGGTGTGAAATTGTGATTGATCCGACGACCCAAAAATACAAATCGGTCAAACTCTTCGGCACACTCGCTGATGCTGACCTAACCTCCATCGTCCAGAGCAGTGCATCGGGCGGCACAATCCCTCACATCGCCGCGCCCTCGGGTGCCATCCCGAACTACTTTTCGGTCATAACCGGCAGCAACGACACGCTGACCCTCGACGTTGATGCCATCAGCATCTCGCAAACCTCGATCCCCGAACCGGCCAGCAGCGCGGTACTTTTCGCTGTGCTCGCCACGTCCGGCATGTTTTTCCTGCGACACTCCCGAACCCGGGTCCGCTCCTGATGGCAAGTCAAGTATCCCCGACGCTCACAGGCGGACAGACACCACGCCTGTGTTTTTCACCCCACCATTTCGTTCCCCGATTTAGTCCCGTATTCGCGCTCCTAGTACATTCTCCAATTGTCCCATGAAAAAACCATCCGCTTTCACACTGATCGAACTGCTCACCGTCATCGCCATCATCGGTATTCTGGCCGCGATCATCATCCCCACGGTGGGGGTTGTTCGAGGCAAAGCCAAGGCGGTCACTTGCGCCTCCAACATGCGCCAGATCGGAACCGCCATGCTCACCTACGCCAGCGATAATAAAAATCATTTCCCTTATGGCTACGGTTACCCGCTGTCTGACGGCAATACAGTTCAGGACACATGGCTGGTAGCACTCTCCCCATATGTCGGTCTCGAAAACCGTCTTGGTAAAAATCCGCTTCCGCGCGCCGAGGGCGTTCTCCTATGCCCGGCCTACAATTACGACGCAGTCGCACGGAAAATCCCCTACGGATACAATCCTAACATCGACCCCAGGAATGACGGAAATCGGTCACCAAGATGGAATTACAATGCAATCATCGGCACGCCTTCACGTTTATTCCTTGTGATTGAGACAGACACCAGTGGCGACTTCTACTTGTCTATCTATGGCCTCGCGCGTCGCCATCCCGGCGACATCGCCAACTTTCTTTTCGCTGACGGTCACGTCGAAGCAATCAAAAGCCCTCAACCTGGGATCTATCACGTCGATGGTGAAGGCGGTGGCGGCGACAACCGCTGGAACTTTTCCCGCAACAATTGATCCCCCTCCTCCCCCCATCCGATATTTTTATACCCTCACATGAAACCCGGCAAATCCCTCAGCACTCTCGTCGCGTGCATCGCTCTGTTGCACATCGCATTGCGCGCCGATGTTACGCTATCGTCCATTTTTTCCGAACACGCTGTTCTTCAAAAAAGGGACCGTGTCCCCGTCTGGGGAAAAGCCTCCCCAGGCGAACAAATCACCGTGTCACTTGGTAATGGTGGCAATGCCCTCGTCGTTGCCAAAGCCACCACTGGCAGCGATGGCAAATGGTGTATTCAACTTGACCTTTCCCGCGCCTCCTCCGGCCCGTTCGAACTTGTGGTCACCGGCAACAACACACTGCGCATCGGCGATATTGTTGTCGGCGAAGTGTGGCTTGCCTCCGGTCAATCCAACATGGCGTGGACCGTTTACAATTGCACCGATTCCAGGCCCCTCATCGCCGCCTCCGCCAACCCTCACATCCGTCAATTCAGTGTCAAACGCGACACATCCCCTGTTCCTTTGGACGAGGTGCAGGGCGAATGGCGCATCGCCGGTCCCCGCACCACCGGTGGCTTCACCGCCGTTGGCTACTTCTTCGCCCGGGAACTCCAGAAAAGCCTCAACCAACCGGTAGGACTCATTCACGCCAGTTGGGGCGGAACCAACATCGAAGGCTGGATCAGTCCCGATGGTCTCGCCCGCAATTCCGACCTCAAGACCTCCGCTGATCGCTACCGCGATGATGAGCAAACTTTTTCAAATCGTATCGAAAAATACAAGACAGATTTTGTTGCATGGTCTATTCGTAATCAACGCATGGATACCCCCGTCCTTTCTCCCGCTGACGTGTTTGGCCCGGCCACAGGCACCGGCCCGACCCTTGCGTGGACACCTGTGCATCTGCCTCTCCCATCCACCACCGTCACCGCCGCATCAGTCACTCTGCCTCCCGCTGGCACTGTCTGGTATCGACGCACACTTGAAGTTCCCGTCGCAAATGCCGGCATCCAGCAAGCGCTGGAAATCGGACGTATCGACGGATTCTATACCGTATATTTCAACGGCGAGAAAATCATTGAGGTCACCCCTGCCACGGGCGCCCGCCCACCCCGCCCGATCTACGTCAATGGCCAGTTCGTCAAGGCCGGCGCCAACACTTTGGCGGTTCGCATTTATAATCCCGGTGGCATTCCGGTCATTCGCAGCGGACCCCCACTGCGTTTCATCTTTCGCCCCATCGATGGCGAATGGCAGATGCACGTCGAAAAATCCTTTCCACTCCCCGTGCCCGAATCTCCCGGCATGCCCGCGTTCCCGATCATGCCACAGAAGCCCCAGGACATTGGTGGCTACATCTACAACGCAATGATCCATCCACTTGTTCCCTACGCCATCCGCGGAGCCATTTGGTATCAGGGTGAAAGCAACGCCAGTCGCGCCTGGCAATATCGTGATGCATTCCCTCTTTTGATTGCCGACTGGCGCGCACAATGGAAAAGCGATGACTTCCCATTCTACTTTTGCCAGCTCGCTAATTTTGGAGGGAAATCCGACAAGGCCGGTGACAATGCCTGGGCGGAGATTCGCGAAGCCCAAAACCTCGCGCTCAAACTTCCTGCAACCGGTCAGGCTGTGCTCATTGACATTGGTGAAGCCGACGACGTTCATCCGCGCAATAAAATCGACGTCGGCGATCGCCTCGCGCGTGTCGCCTTGGCCAATACCTATGGTCAAAAAATCACCTTTTCCGGTCCTGTTTTCGCGTCGCACCAGCGCGAGGGCTCCTGTATCCGCCTCACCTTCACCCATGCGGATGGCGGTCTCGTGGCCCGCGAACTTCCCGCCACCTGGCAGCCACGTTCTACCGTGGAGCGCTTCGTTCCACTCGTGCGCAACAGCGTCGGCAGTCAACTCGAAGGATTTGCCATTTGCGGCGCTGATCAGGAGTGGGCCTGGGCGCAGGCAAAAATAGAAAACGACAACAGGGTCGTCGTCTGGTCGCCATCCGTGCCCGCCCCGGTTGCCGTCCGGTACGCATGGGCAATGAACCCGACCTGCAACCTTTACAACGCCGCCGGGCTTCCTGCCTCGCCTTTCCGCACCGACGATTTCCCGGCCATCACCCGCAACACCAAATACTGAGCGACCACCTGCAACAACTGGAACGTTTTACAGCCCTTGTTTGCAGGCCGCGACGAGTTCATGCATGGAACCGGTGGCGAGACAGATTTTGTCGTCGGTGGCTCCGTAATAGAGGCGAAGCTCGTCCTTGTCCCAATCGCCGAGCGCACCGCAAGGGAAAACGGTATTGTCGCAATTGCCGTTGCGCTCGCAAGGTTCCTTCGGGGCGAGTATCCAACTGTTGGTTTTGCCAATAATTTTCCACGGTTTTTCCAGATCGAGCAGGATCGCGCCCACGTAGTAGTAGGTGCCGCCTGCGGGCGTGAAAACGCCGTGCATGATGTCGAGCCAGCCTTCAGGCGTCCAGAGCGGCGGCGTGGGGCCGATCTTTTGCGTGTTCCAGTAACGATAGCCGGCGGCGAGAAGCGGTTGAAAATTACCCCAGTGAATGAGATCGGGCGAGGAGCTGATCCAGATGTCACCGTTGCCGCCGTCGCCCCCGCCGGGGCGGTCGAGTTTCCAGTATTGTCCGTTGATTTTTGCGGGGAAAAGCGACGCGCCGCGGTTCTTCGGAGCGGTGATGATGGCAATGCGTTCGTAGGTCTTGAAGTCGGTGGTGTGGCCCAGCATGCCGACGGGGCCGTCGTATCCGTGAACCATGACGGGGGTGATGATATATCAGGTGTCGTCGATTTTTGTCACCCGGTTGTCGATGTAGTGGTGGTACAATGACCACGGATGTTCATCGGACTGGACGTCGATGAAGTTTTCACGTCCAAGCGTGAAGTGAATGCCATCGGTGCTGCGGGCAATGCGCGTCTGACCCACGTCGCGTCCGTAACCGCGCGTGGCGGCATGATCGACAACGGAGACAAGCAGCAGGGTTTCGTCGCCAAACTGGACGGGGCTGGGGTTGTAGATTTACGCCGTGCCGGGATAATCTTCCAGACGGATGAGCGGATTTTGAGGATGGCGCTTCAGGATGGTTGTGGCGTCGCGGCAAGGATATGTATTCATAGTAAGACTACTATTTTTTGAAAAACAGGTGGTGCGGGTTGTATGGCTGTTGCATCATCGTTTCCATGATGGCGATTGTGGAGCGGCAGGTGGAAAGCCGCCAGATGGGGGCGGGATGATCTCCGCTGTCCAAGGCGGCGATGAAGGCGCGGAAGGCGGGTGCGTAGCCCATCTCTTCGGTGTCGTCGCCCGGAGTTGTTGCCGGGGGAGGGGGGGAGAGGGCGTTTGTGCGCAGGATTCGTCCGCAGGGAAAGGCGCTGGCGGCGTTGGGGAACTGGATGTCGAGCGTGTGGTCGTCGCCCTCGAATACGAGGTATTCGCAGTTGGCGCCGCTCACGGGAAGAAATTCGAGATCGCAGGTGACTCCGCCGGGCCATGTGCCGCGCACGTGCCAACTGTCCGCCGGGGAAGGCGAAAAGCGAACTTCGGCTTCGGCAAAAAAATCTCCGAAGAGAAATTGTGCGGAATCGATCAGGTGAATGGCGGTGGTCGGAAAATGATCCAGGCGACGACGAAGGCGCGCCATGCGCCCGCGGACGTGGCGGATTGTCGTATTCGATAACTCGATGCACTTGAGCAGCGGCGTGTGGCGGCGGTTGAATGCGACAAAAAGCCGGGTGCCTGTCCGCGTTTCACAGTCCAGCAGCGCGTCGAATTCCGTCCGCGAAATGGCGGGGGGTTTTTCGAGGTAAACGGTTGTCCCGGCCTGCATGGCCAGAGTGGCCGTCGCGGCATTGGCGCGCTCGGTCGTCAAGACCATGACGGCGTCGAGGCCGGGTGTTTCCAACAGTTGCGCGGCGTCCGGGCAGGGGCTGGCTGAGGGAAAAAGTTGGGCGGCGGTGGAGAGATTTTGCGGGTTTGGATCGCAGACCGCCGCGACTTCCACGCGGTCGGAAAGGCGGCGGATAATCGGCGTGTAAGTCCCCCGCATGATCCCCCCGCAGCCGAGTATGCCCAGCTTGTGTCTCCGGGTTTCCATAATGGCTAACCCTCCGACCAGTCGAAGAGGATGCCCATGGTGCGCACGCGGTCCGTGTTCGCCAGACGGTAGGCTTCCACGCATTGCTCCGGGCGGAACCGGTGCGTATTCAGGCCTGCGAGCGAAAAATGTCCGTTTCCGACCGCTGCAAAAAAACGGTCCGCGGCGACGCGGTTGTTCCATTCGGGTGAATTTCGACCGTCATGCACGCCGCGCAAGGTAAGGCCGCGTCGGATAAAGTCGGGCGTCAGCGTCTGACTGACGGGCGACCCGGTGTCTCCGAGCAGCACCACGGTTCCCAAGGTCTCCACCATTGCAAATGCGGCGTGGAGCACGGCGGCATTTCCCGTTGAGTCAATGACCGCGCGGGGCGCTTCGTCTCCGAGCGCGTTTAGCACGGCGTCTTTTGCCTCCGCGGCGGGAACCGCCACGGGAATCGCTCCGGCGGCGGCGGCCATGTTCAGGCGTTCCGGGGAAAGATCGATCATGGCTACGCGCCCGGCCCCTCCCATCAAAGCCCAGCGACATGCCATCTGTCCGATGGGGCCCGCGCCGATGATTGCGACGGGGTCGCCGAGGCGAATGTCGGCGGCGCGCACGCCGTGTCCTGAGATTTTGGCGAGAGCGAACCACGGTGCGTCATCATCGCTCACGTTGTCCGGCACAGGATAACATTCCTCTGCCTTTAACAGTCCGTGCGACGAGTGTGGATTGCGACAAACAATCCGGTCGCCAACTTTCAACGGCCGTCCCGCTTGCTCGTCTGCGCTATTTGACGAGTCAGCAGCGGGGCCGATTTCCTGCACCACGCCCATCACGGAATAACCGGGATGAAACGGATATTTTACCCAACGATCCCAGTGCGTGCCCGGATCAAAATTACGGTTAAAAACGATATTCTCCGTTCCGGTGCTCATCAACGTCCGCACCTTTCGCACCAGCACCTCGCCGGCGGAGGGGACGGGGATTTCGCAAGGAACGCACTCAACTTGTCCTTTCCCCGTGAAAATCAGTTTTCGGCCAGCCAACATGGAGGTGTTTTTCATACGCAAACCAGGCTGGCGGGCCTTATTGGCGCGGCCAGTTGAGTTATCGGTGTTTGTTTGTGTTTTCCGGCTGTTTCTGTTTTCAGGAGGCATGGATAATGGTTGGAAAAAACTTCACCGTCACCTCGCTTCTGGGCACCTCCTTTCCTACATGGTTGGCATGAGACACCACCTCGTGGATGGCCACCAAACGCCGCGCCATCTGCATCCAAATGCCATTGAAATTGTATTCCATCCCACAGGCTGCGGGCACACCACAGTGTTCCCCAAGAACAGGAAGCCCGAACGGGTGAATTTTTCCGCAGGTGACGCGATTTTCTATGCGCCCGATCTGCTGCACGATCAGGTGGTGGATGATGGAGGCGAGGACTGGTGCGTGCTGGCGGCCGCGCCTCCCGGACTGAGATTGAATGGTTGTCTCCATGTTCCCGCCATCGCAGACACCGCGCTTTGCGCCGAGATAGAAACGTTGGCGCGAAGTCTGTCCACGGGACCGGACGCCTACCACGGCGTCCCGGACGCGGGGAAACCCGACGGCCTGCCCAACGCGATTTCCGTCCTTCTGGATCTTCGCACGAGCGCGATTATGCTGCACATGATCGAACTGGCCGTCGCCGCCGACTCCGCCAGGGCGCGGCACGGCGCGTCATTTTCATTGCGGGCGGCGCGTCAGGTGGAGGCCGCCGAACGCTACATCCAGCAGCATCACGACGAGATCAAATCGTTGTCCGAGGTGGCCCGCCATGTGGGCCTGAGTCACGATCATCTGCGCCACGTTTTTCGCAAAATCCGTGGACGAAGTCTGGTGCGTTACCTCAACGAGATTCGCATTGCGCGTGCCCGCACTCTCCTCGCCCACACGATGCTGCCAATCAAGGAGATAGCCGATCTTTGCGGTTTCTGCGACGAGTATTATTTCTCCGCCCTTTTTCGTCGTCTTTGCAGCATCGCTCCCGGCGCCTACCGTGAGCAGCACCGCACATCGAAAAGTGACAGTACCCCGCCGTTGACAAACGGCCGGCATACTACATGGGCGCCACGCAACTGCCGTGACCTGCTCGCGCGCTGACGGGCGCGCCGGGCGTGGCCACGGTTCATGCGTCTGTTTTTGGAAAGACAGATGCCAAATGTCTCAAGGGAACTCCCGGGAACTGGACAGAAGGCAACGAAGAGAACGAAAAATAACCAGGGATGCTTACCGTTCGCTTATTTTTAGGGGTCTCCTTTGTTTTACTTTCGTTACCTTTGTTTTCTTCTGTTCAAAAATGAATTTTTAGAACTTCCCTCAATATTTCCGGGGGCGGCCCTTCCGATGGGATATGACACTCTCCCGTGCGATCAGTCTGTAAGGAAGGACGGTTCGTCCGGGTGTGTTGCGGTCGGTCAGCCTCGCCTCGATCACATCGGCAGTGGCCGCCGCCATCGCCTGGTAATCGGGGGAGATCGTCGTCAACGGCGGCACCGTATAGCGCGAGAAGGAAGTCTGTTCCGAGGCGATCAGCGATATGTCGTCCGGCACTCGTCGTTCGTAGAGTGAAAATGCATAAAGCGAGATGATCCCGGCGTTCCCTCCCGGACAAAACAGGGCATCAATCCCCTGTTTCAGAAGTTTTCCCGTCAACTCGACATAGCTTTCGTCGCCCGGTCCCGAGAAAAAAATCAGCGAATCCTCGCAAGGGAGTTTTCGGGATTTCAGCGCACGAACAATGGCCGCGTGACGTTGGCCGGTGTTGCCCGTGCCGGGCTCGCCGTGAATAATGCAGCCGATCTTGCGACAGCCGCGTTCGTGAAGATGCCCGATCGCAAGCTCCATGCCCTGCTCCTCGTCCGAGCGGATGTAATACACATGGGGTGGATTGGCCGCGCCCTCGCGATCGAGAATCACCAGCGGCACCGGAAAACGGTCCGGCCAGTCGGCGAATGAAGCCGGCTCCGCCCCGATGGCCACGGCCGCGCAGAACTGGATGTCGTCAAGCCGCTCGCAATTGTCGGCAGGCAGGATTTCCAGCCGAAAACCGCGCCGGGGCATCTCCTGCGTGAGGGCCATCAGGATCATGTCCACGCAACTGTGGACCGGATACACCGGGCTGTAAGGCGTGATGATGACGACGTTTTTTTGCTTGAGGGAAAGTCGGGGGAGGTAGCCGTGCTCGCGCGCCACGGCCAGCACATGCCGCCGGAGTTCGGGGCGAATATTCGGGTGATGGTTAAATACACGTGAGACGGTTGCCATGGAGACGCCGGCGATCCGGGCGACCTCCTCGATTTTGACCGCGGGCGCCGCCGGTTCCGCGGCCTTTTCCTCCAATCGTCCGTTCCTTTGGCTTCCTGCCACCTTGCCTTTCCGTGTCGATTGGGTCGTCTTCATTCTTTTGAAAATCTGTTCCGGTTCCTGGAAAACTTTTCTTTCTTTCGGAAAAGAAAGATTATTTTCAATGATAATTCTGAAAACCTTTCTGTTATCATGCGTGATATGAAACCCTTCATTCCACACAAACAAGGTTCCTTCCCCTTGCCCCACACACGCAGACGATGACCCCCGCAAAACGAAAAGCAGTTTTATTCACCTCCGCAGGAACGGCGAAACTGACCGATATCGAGCAGGGCGAACTCGATGACGACAGGGTGCTCGTCAGAAACGAGGTGTCCGCCATCAGCGCCGGCACGGAACGCGCCTGCCTGCTGGATTTGCCAAACCTCGCCGACGCACCTTCCGGACAATTTCCGAAATGTCTCGGCTACAGTGGCGTGGGGCGCATCGTCGAAGCCGGGAGAAATGTCGGCAACGTGAAAATCGGCGACCGTGTTCTGACTCATTGGGGGAGCATGCATTCAAACTACAACGACATCACCGAAGCCAACCTGCTGAAAATCGACAACGAGGCGCTTGCCTCCGAGCACGCGGTTTTTGCGGTGATCGCCGGCTTCTCGCTCAATGGCCTGCGCAAGACGCGGCTGGAGCTTGGCGAAAGCGCGGCGGTGGTCGGCATGGGCATCCTTGGCGCGTTTGCGGTGGCGCTGTGCCGCATCGCCGGCGGCGCGCCGGTGATCGCCACGGATTTGAGCGAGCGGCGTCGCGCCCTGGCGCTCTCGCTTGGCGCCCATCACGCGTTCGATCCTGCCGACAAGGACCACATCCGGAAAGTCCGGGATGCCTCGCGCGGCGGTGTAAACGCGGTTGTGGAAGTCACGGGAGTGTCGGCCGCGTTGAAGCAGGCCTTGGCCTTCACCGCGAAGTTCGGACGCGTGGCATTGCTGGGCTGCACCCGCGTCGCGGAAAATGACATCGATTTCTATCAGGACGTCCATCGTCCGGGCATCGAGCTGATCGGCGCGCACACGGATGCGCGGGCGAAACAGGAGTCGCGCCCGCACGCCTGGACCTGGAAGGATGACGCGCGGGCGTTGCTGGATTTCATGGCGGACGGACGTCTGGACATGGCGAAAATTTTATCGGCGGTCTATTCGCCGCACGAAGCGCCGGCGGTTTATGACCGGCTCGCCAGGGCCCCTGCTGATTTTCCTGTCGGGGCCGTGTTCGACTGGAGAAAACTATAAGAAATGAAGACGCCGTCTTCTGTTCAATCCCCCCCACACGCACCCGTGTAATGAAAAAAACATTTCTGAACCAGAGTCCTCCGGTCATCACATCGCTTTTCAGTGGAGCAACGCCGCAGGAGCTGATTGCCAAGGCGGCCAA harbors:
- a CDS encoding LacI family transcriptional regulator; this encodes MKEEDVRNSPRRPSQADVGRRAGVTAATVSWALRNDPRIPAATQQRVLRAAEELGYTPDPVLAALVARRDRHRSRVTSSNLAALVDDRWQAERMRSWHRSFINGMKRACERLGYALDVLQIQADLGANRQPDRIMHGRGIRGMVLLPLQSHDVPLCLKGVKWERFSIVVVGNPPESLPFHRVGSDAFNAMHIACNRLRELGYRRIGLAHALIAEQRLRYEWLGAMSKELFAPDAVDGSRLEIVPPCLPEDFCERTFTEWVRVNRPEAVVGNDPAILEWLPANGWSIPRDIGVALLNRDSVDTPVAGISQHLDISGETAVEQLHTLLLRGETGFPEIPREVLIRPHWVDGPTLRKPRRSAAHSPGAT
- a CDS encoding threonine dehydrogenase, with the translated sequence MKNTSMLAGRKLIFTGKGQVECVPCEIPVPSAGEVLVRKVRTLMSTGTENIVFNRNFDPGTHWDRWVKYPFHPGYSVMGVVQEIGPAADSSNSADEQAGRPLKVGDRIVCRNPHSSHGLLKAEECYPVPDNVSDDDAPWFALAKISGHGVRAADIRLGDPVAIIGAGPIGQMACRWALMGGAGRVAMIDLSPERLNMAAAAGAIPVAVPAAEAKDAVLNALGDEAPRAVIDSTGNAAVLHAAFAMVETLGTVVLLGDTGSPVSQTLTPDFIRRGLTLRGVHDGRNSPEWNNRVAADRFFAAVGNGHFSLAGLNTHRFRPEQCVEAYRLANTDRVRTMGILFDWSEG
- a CDS encoding N-terminal cleavage protein, whose translation is MKKPSAFTLIELLTVIAIIGILAAIIIPTVGVVRGKAKAVTCASNMRQIGTAMLTYASDNKNHFPYGYGYPLSDGNTVQDTWLVALSPYVGLENRLGKNPLPRAEGVLLCPAYNYDAVARKIPYGYNPNIDPRNDGNRSPRWNYNAIIGTPSRLFLVIETDTSGDFYLSIYGLARRHPGDIANFLFADGHVEAIKSPQPGIYHVDGEGGGGDNRWNFSRNN
- a CDS encoding glycoside hydrolase family 10 yields the protein MTPTANTRQNIADQLLAHFRNPETSVEKRVANGIRRHRMGPAKLRFVNADGLPAADVPITVRQTRHDFLFGCNLFLLDGFKASEDNRAYERAFLDLFNSGVVPFYWSDLEPVRGQPRFAAGSPPIPRRPPPDVVVDFCERHRITPKGHCLVWHQWIPGWLPSDPDETGCIITRRIREIASRYGRSIPMWDVVNEPMEKHLFPGATMLPDDYIADAFCEAARAFPSSTTLFLNEATTYSWRNIEGRTTGLHLLEQNLLLRGHKIDGLGLQYHLFFYDKNNVLTTSVEDLIRARDTHLDPNRLFAALDLHAQTRPGRPIHISEITLPAYPDLPDIVAEDLQARLLRELYHLWFSHPGVEGIYWWNLADGVAHGRESALRAGLLREDLSPKPAYDALRQLIREEWTTCFTTLSDADGICEFSGFHGDYEITVEHPGGHRTTHTIGLHKNSPVHFTLNIDAPACSSRAAPVNESTNAIT
- a CDS encoding 9-O-acetylesterase, with translation MKPGKSLSTLVACIALLHIALRADVTLSSIFSEHAVLQKRDRVPVWGKASPGEQITVSLGNGGNALVVAKATTGSDGKWCIQLDLSRASSGPFELVVTGNNTLRIGDIVVGEVWLASGQSNMAWTVYNCTDSRPLIAASANPHIRQFSVKRDTSPVPLDEVQGEWRIAGPRTTGGFTAVGYFFARELQKSLNQPVGLIHASWGGTNIEGWISPDGLARNSDLKTSADRYRDDEQTFSNRIEKYKTDFVAWSIRNQRMDTPVLSPADVFGPATGTGPTLAWTPVHLPLPSTTVTAASVTLPPAGTVWYRRTLEVPVANAGIQQALEIGRIDGFYTVYFNGEKIIEVTPATGARPPRPIYVNGQFVKAGANTLAVRIYNPGGIPVIRSGPPLRFIFRPIDGEWQMHVEKSFPLPVPESPGMPAFPIMPQKPQDIGGYIYNAMIHPLVPYAIRGAIWYQGESNASRAWQYRDAFPLLIADWRAQWKSDDFPFYFCQLANFGGKSDKAGDNAWAEIREAQNLALKLPATGQAVLIDIGEADDVHPRNKIDVGDRLARVALANTYGQKITFSGPVFASHQREGSCIRLTFTHADGGLVARELPATWQPRSTVERFVPLVRNSVGSQLEGFAICGADQEWAWAQAKIENDNRVVVWSPSVPAPVAVRYAWAMNPTCNLYNAAGLPASPFRTDDFPAITRNTKY
- a CDS encoding dehydrogenase, which translates into the protein METRRHKLGILGCGGIMRGTYTPIIRRLSDRVEVAAVCDPNPQNLSTAAQLFPSASPCPDAAQLLETPGLDAVMVLTTERANAATATLAMQAGTTVYLEKPPAISRTEFDALLDCETRTGTRLFVAFNRRHTPLLKCIELSNTTIRHVRGRMARLRRRLDHFPTTAIHLIDSAQFLFGDFFAEAEVRFSPSPADSWHVRGTWPGGVTCDLEFLPVSGANCEYLVFEGDDHTLDIQFPNAASAFPCGRILRTNALSPPPPATTPGDDTEEMGYAPAFRAFIAALDSGDHPAPIWRLSTCRSTIAIMETMMQQPYNPHHLFFKK